A single region of the bacterium genome encodes:
- a CDS encoding glycosyltransferase family 4 protein — MTQPLKLLHVRGDLLSTWLMAKFLPLEESGFQQSCILRRDNRFPTPEGFPLGLIRLRGTASIGDVVSGLWLRNLLVSRSFEREYCYGLERHLTDFDLIRSAEIHYPFTWQCVRAHRRGLAPPVVVTVHENIPHIWGYKPKARAFIEETRRGAGLFIAVSRYSAQLCRQEGIEEKRIRVGGNAVDLERFHPGEADPSLRSELAADPESFLLLILGRLTWEKGQRDLIHAVQALRLRGVRVSAAVVGTGEDGGWLRRLISLYGLGDAVRLIGGFPHDRVPALLRSVDCLVQPSLPAPRWQEQFGMAALEAMACGKPVITTPTGGIPEVVGDAGLYFTPGKYTELAELIERLESEPDLRDDLAGRGRERARLFSLPVIAGRYAEYFREAARG, encoded by the coding sequence ATGACCCAACCGCTGAAACTTCTGCACGTCCGCGGCGATCTCCTCTCGACCTGGCTGATGGCCAAGTTCCTCCCCCTGGAGGAGTCGGGGTTCCAGCAGAGTTGCATTCTCCGCCGCGACAACCGGTTCCCCACTCCCGAGGGCTTCCCGCTCGGGCTGATCCGTTTGCGCGGCACCGCGAGCATCGGGGACGTGGTGAGCGGCCTGTGGCTCAGAAACCTCCTCGTAAGCCGGAGCTTCGAGCGCGAGTACTGCTATGGGCTGGAACGCCACCTGACGGACTTCGATCTGATCCGTTCGGCTGAAATCCACTACCCCTTCACCTGGCAGTGCGTCCGCGCCCACCGCCGAGGCCTGGCGCCGCCGGTGGTGGTGACGGTCCACGAGAACATCCCCCACATCTGGGGTTACAAGCCGAAGGCCCGCGCTTTCATCGAGGAGACGCGCCGCGGGGCGGGCCTTTTCATCGCCGTCAGCCGGTACTCGGCCCAGCTCTGCCGGCAGGAGGGCATCGAGGAGAAGCGGATTCGGGTGGGCGGGAACGCCGTGGACCTGGAGCGTTTCCATCCCGGTGAAGCCGACCCGTCGCTCAGGAGTGAACTGGCCGCCGACCCGGAAAGCTTTTTGCTGCTGATCCTGGGTCGCCTCACCTGGGAGAAGGGGCAGCGGGACCTGATCCACGCCGTCCAGGCCCTGCGGCTCCGGGGCGTGCGGGTTTCCGCCGCGGTGGTCGGCACCGGTGAGGACGGGGGTTGGCTGCGCCGGTTAATCAGCCTGTACGGTCTGGGCGACGCGGTACGACTGATCGGCGGTTTTCCCCACGACCGGGTGCCCGCACTCCTACGCAGTGTGGACTGCCTGGTCCAACCCTCCCTGCCCGCGCCGCGCTGGCAGGAGCAGTTCGGGATGGCGGCCCTGGAGGCCATGGCGTGCGGTAAACCAGTCATCACCACGCCGACGGGCGGTATCCCCGAGGTGGTGGGGGACGCCGGGCTGTACTTCACGCCGGGTAAATACACCGAGCTGGCGGAGCTTATCGAGAGGCTCGAATCGGAGCCCGACCTGCGCGACGACCTGGCGGGTCGGGGGCGGGAGAGAGCCCGTCTGTTCAGCCTGCCCGTCATCGCCGGACGCTATGCCGAGTACTTCCGTGAGGCCGCCCGGGGGTGA